A stretch of DNA from Bactrocera neohumeralis isolate Rockhampton chromosome 6, APGP_CSIRO_Bneo_wtdbg2-racon-allhic-juicebox.fasta_v2, whole genome shotgun sequence:
CATGCTTATCATATCGTCTGCAAAGCTTATGCGcattaatatatgcatatagcaCTGAAAGTTGAAAATATGCCATAAATGGATAAGTGCCAAGTGGCTGAGAGTGAAATTTCGTGATATGTAGTAGGTGCAAAGGTACAACACAAACACGTTGGCCCCCTGCAAAAAGTGTAgctttcaattttcaaatttaaccaGACACATGCTGCGACTAACGGTCCCTTGCATTACGTCCAAACTCAAACACACAATTAAGCCGAACAATGTGATTGACTGCAGATTCACAAAATATCCGCTGTTTAGTCGTATTTATCCGGTCGAAGTGTACAGCAAGCAATAAGACGGCAGCGATCGTAACGGGCGAGCGTATAGCGCTGGTTAAAGTGTTAACACACTCGAGCCGTACCGAAACGTAACCGAGcccaaattgaaataaattatatacaaaacatTACTAAAGTGGTTTCGAAAAATAAACaactattttataatttaagtaatatttcaaaaacagttTTCGTGCTTCAATTATATTgcacaataaataatatttttgcacaACCACTAATTGCTATAAAATCATGAATGTAAAAGTGCTTTTGATTTGCTTTGGCGTGCTAATATTGAGCTGTCAAGTGTGTGATGGCCGACGTGGACGTGGTAGAGGACGCACCAAATCGCGAGTATGTGCGCTTGAGTAAACTAAACACTAAtggtttattaattaaaataaatgtttcaaaTTTGCAGGTACAAATCGGTTTACCCATAACGGGCAAATATCGCGATCCTGAGTCGGATCAgtattacaacaataataatgtaAGTAAGGCGCAAAGTTTGTTTTACTGAATAGAAAAcagtatttttgatttataaacgCTTTGGCAAACACTATATGACACCCTTTTATGCGAAATTCAAATAGcgcttattaaaattaattttattatgcaaaatttaaaaaacgctATATGAAAATCTAATTTTACAACACTTATTGAAAATCATTTACAGGGCGCAAAAATTTTGCAAGCCTCCCATTTCGATTATGAATACGTTTTGGGTCATAAAATTGCTTTCCTTTGTGTGGCCAAAGGTAATCCACGTCCACATATAACCTGGTACAAAGATGGCACAGAGATTTTTCAACATCTCTACATGCATGTGAGTACACAAATTAACAGCTATTAATGCGCTTTTCAATTAACTAACTATTTTGACAGGTACATGAGTGGCGCATTGGCGAGGATAAAGTAAAATCGAAAATCGAAATCGATCCCGCCACACAAATGGATGCCGGTCTTTATGAATGCACTGCTGATAATATGTACTCAATTGATCGGCGTAGTTTCAAGACAGATTTCTCTATTGCTTTCGATTAATTTATTGgtgtttgcatttttataataCTATCATAGCTTTTTCATACTAAAAATAGCTTTACTGTGAAGCGTTATTTTAGGCCATTCATGcagttttacaaataaaatttagttttaaaatataaaaatgttttttggttttttactcACGTAAATGAGGCCTTCACAATGTCCACATAGTCGTGTGAGCGCGCATAGTAGCCGCCATCGGAAAGTGCACCCCAGAAATTGCTCCATAATTCATCGTATTTGCTCACCACAGGCGCAACGAATTGTCTgacatgaaaataatttttaaatgtcttTGTGTTATAAAACAAaggtattatttaattaaataaactacCTATTCATGATTAACAACTCGCGCAACAATTGCGGATCATCTATTTGCACAGCGGCGTCCACGAAGAATATATAGTCGCTCTGCTTTTGTTTGGCCTGTTGGCTGTGTGAGAAAAAGAAGCACATAATGcaattaataaattaacaaataaatttaaaaataataataatcttttCTTAAAAGGATAAGAAGCTTAAAGCCAATTTAgtgccatttttgttgttttgaaattaaaaagacaagaaaaaactttaactgcTCCGAAGTGGGTATTCCAACTTCGGAAAATAACGAAgtttccaaacaagaacttgaaaaattttcttcagatattgtagcgTTATCTCAGAAAGtaatatatatcaaatttcgtaaagatagtTCTTCAAATACGGAagattttcatacaaggacttgatacCGATTGTTacttttgtatggcagctatatgctatagtggtcctatctgaacaatttcttcgaagattgcactattgccttagacaataacccaagctaaatttcatgaaaatatctcgtcaaacgaaaaaatttttcatacaagcactttcttccgaccgttcagtttgtatgacagctatatgatataacaGTTGAActcgaaaatttcttcagatattgtagtGTTGTCTTAGAAAGTAATAAATACGAAATTTCGTacagatatctcttcaaatacaaaagattttcatacaaatatctGATTCGGATTGCGAATTTGTacggcaactatatgctatagtggtacgatatcagcgattccgacaaatgagcagcttcttgggagaaaaggacgtgtgccaaattttagatcgatatctcaaaaactgaggcactTATTCATGTatttacagacagacagacagacaaacagacgtgtctcaatcgactcagctcaacgtGCTGATAACTTAAGagatataatttaaataatctcagacatttccttttgggtgttactaACTCCTTGGCAATCTCAATATACCCTCTCCAGGgcataaatataatttgaagcgtctattttttttcttaaaattagtaaaaactcAAATAACAATTTACAACTATAAATAAATCTACAACTTACAGCGCCAATTCACGACCGCGTTGCTCATTCAGCTCATCGCTGGAAAGCACGATTTTCGCGCTGCGGTACTCCTTTTCTACGCGCTTAAGAAAAGCTTGCGCCATATCATCATGGAATTTTTGCTGTAATTAAAATTGGCACAATCACAATATGTTTTCTATAAGAAAAATTAGCTCAAACGCACATTACTGTAAATGTATAGATGCAAATTTTGCTTGGGATAGTTAAGGTTTTCGACTTTCTGCAGGAACATATCGAAGAAAGGCACTGTTTCTGTAACGATGAGCGCTACAGACACAACGGGCAGATTCTTTTCCTGCAAATCAaacatttgttataattttttgcataactATTTGCACAAATGTATGCCACAACTCACTTGCAACTCCAAACGATCTTCCTGACATATCAAACACTCGCCATGGAAGGTTTTCgccaaataatttgcaaatgcatttaactCGACTTTACTCGGTCCATTACCGTGTATAATACTCGGCTCGGTCATAAAGTTAATATTCTGCAATTTGCCCTCATTCGAGTCCAAGTCCACATTCAGCTTGACATCTTCACGGGCGCCATTCAAATTCTGGAACAAACGCGATTGCGTGTCCAATTGTATGCTCCATTTTTTACGTTTATCTACATCAAGGAATATTTTCGTATAGTAACGTTGATCATCGTCGTCGTCTTTGATTTCCTCAGCGCTTAAAATGCTATAAATCTCCGGTGCGTAGCCGATAAAAGCGCCCGAGTTCAGGTATGGCGATGAGTTGGCCTCCGACACTGGGGGATATGACTTGGCCAATTTCACATCAGGCCAACAGAATTTTTCCGCAGAGAAGAGCACTCTAGCGCCAAATTCTTTGAATTTCCTATAAATATCCTTAAGGCCGGTGGTGAAGACGACATCGTAGCTGTGAAGAAAGTAGTGGGAGCATGGTTAAGTAAAACTTAGTTAGAAaactaataaatttgtttttagagTTACCTGTCGGTGAAcaaaataattgtgtttttctCATCTTTGAAAGGCTCAACAGCTTCGCGTAGCAAGCGTATTTTATAGCCGCCACCCAAACCATTCATATCGCCGCCTTTCCACTCCTCATCCATGCCAAGCGTATTCACCTGCAGATTGagtaaataaaatctttacaGTTTTTCTAAAGATAGCTATATAAgtcaatatacataaatacatataatatcagCAAAGCTCAACGACCTCTTCTTTTATATGGCTTTttgataaacaaataaaattttatttcgctgCAGCGCTTGCTTTTCTTAATTGTTTTGCTAATGGCAATTCAAAAGTTGAGCATCAAGCTTAGTTTGTATTAATCATTGTGTTGTGCATTCAAGTAAGTTTTTGTTAATTCGATAAAATTTACAGTTACgactgttattgtttttttgcatCATCTTGCCATCGGCAAGAAATAAACATAGAAATTAAGattcttattattattgaatGTCATATAAAAGCTTTGATTGAGATCTTTTTcaattattgtaattatatacttaataaaaGATTTACGAGGGTTACCACAAAAGTGTTTAGCATTGGTTTAGATTAGAAAACTTTACATCATTAGGAAAGAATATTGTTGAATACGTACAAAATATGTTAGATACCCACTTTTCCCCCTTTCGCTATAACaatattagttaaaattaagaaaaataagaaaaaaacggtAACTTCAACTacaccgaagctgtaatactCTTCATAGGTGCATTCTCTTttataaaaaggtataaaattatatttttcttaattttgatcggttaatttgtatgacagctataagctaaaGTGGtctaatctgaacaatttcttcagagattgcatCAGTGCCTTAGGAAATAACCCATGCctaatttcatgaagatatctcatcaaatgagaaagttttccatacaaccacttgattgcgatcgttcaatttatatagcagctatatgctatagtggtcttaATATCGACGGTTCCGCCAAATGAGCAGCATACTGTGGGTAAAaagaatttgtgcaaaatttcagatcattAGTTCCTCAAAAACAAGGATGGAGTCacgtgaggaaagttctctgagtgccattcacttggaagtggacagaaacgattcttttacatacgaCATCCAGCCttagaccaaatatcctctgggtagctaaagaacatccgtttgaaggcgagctaaagtgagcaggcgaaccatccctctcCAGGGTCCCCTAATtgggtgccgctgcccagctggttgatgtcctcgtaaaaataaaggctgacatcaccgccgtccaagaagtgcgatggacgggacaaggacagagacgagtaggtccttgtggcatttactacagcggccatataagagagcgcaaattcggtgtgaaaTTTatagtgggagagagactccgtcgccgagtactggtATTCACctatcaaagcgaagttcttcaacatatcgcatttgcgtccacgccccgacggaagagaaggaccaaacatgccttctatgagcgcttggagcacacctatgagagctgtcccGCCACTATGTctaaatcgtgcttggcgactttaagggtgggcaaagaaggtatctttggcacaatggtcagcctccatgatgaaacatcgcCAAATGGATTGGGGCTGATCCACTTCCCCGgtgctcgaaatatggttatctttaGTAGCATAGAAAATTCACCAAGCACCTGGCTGgttccggatcgaaaagccaccaaccttaaaaacaattacatggctaaatcgactcaactcttTACCtcgttaatttatatacatgcTCTATAGGGTGTCTGACGTTTCCTCATGGGTGTTttaaacatcgtggcaaacttcgcgagagctcagcaagcgttggCCAGCAACCAGCACTTTTGAGGTTGCGAAAGCCTTCTGACCCAGAGTGGAACGGAAAAGATACATTGAATTGCTAGCGCTTAGCAAGGCTCACATCGCCGAAATGCAGGTGTCCTAACTGTACACTGGCCCATTGGCACTTGAAGATTTTGGCGAacgcaacttgtcaaagttgcatTGAAGAAGATGAGGAGGAAACATCTAGACACTTTCTCCACCACTGTTCAGCTTTCGCCAGACTAGAGTTGAAGCATCTCGGTTGCCATAATTTTATCGAACCAGAAAAACTTTCTGAAACAATGATCTTAGCTGCGCATCGCAAAAGTGTGCATTAAAGCATGAGAATAATAGAAATTATGAATAGTGTTAGGCTGGagagcttttttttttaagatcgtGAACTCCAACATCGGCAGCACCGCTTAAAATTTTGAGGGGTCTATTTTCATTACATGCCTATATGTTTTATAtagataagtatgtatgtatatatttatatgtataaatggttTCAGATGACCCCATTGTCGCAACtgatgtagaaaaatatttgacttATCAGCAAGATTTATTTCAGACACGACTACCTAATTCTTGACAATTGTCGCTTTGACTGCATAAACTAATTGTTTGTCTCAAattgcaacatacatatatgtatataaatacaaatttgaacACGTAGGTATATACAAGCATTCATGTACATAGAAACAACGAGACAGAAATGtacataaaaatcataaatacgAAACTTTTACGAAGCTGATAAGCGTAAGCCGGCAAAGCTGAGCTTGTGAACCGGTAGTGGCTTATCTAACAAAAGAAAACCTTTTGAAAACTGAGCGGCTgttaacaaatacatatttactagaATATTTGCAACTAAGTGGTTTTTTTGCCAAGACTTTTAGTGCTGGCGGTGCTTCATCCTTTCTTTTCTTACTCCCAAAATAAATCGTCAAAGCCAATTTTGAGTATTCTACACTAGCCTGACGagaacaagacgaaatatctcctgtcattaaacaaacagtcgttgcactcgcgatttggttcccacgtcactgttgacagtcataacttcaaagtcgtagataattttgtctatccgggaaccagtattaacaccaacaacaatgtcaatcTCGTAATCCAAATCAAAATAACtcctgccaacaggtgttacttcgtactgagtagacaattgagaagtaaaatcctctctcgacgaaaaaagactaaactctataagtcactctttGTTCCCGtactactatatggtgcagaggtatggatgatgacagcatctgatgagtcgacgttacgagttttcgagaaaaaggttctgcggaagatttattcttctttgcgcattggcaacggcgaatatcgcagtcgatggacatagttcagcgaattaagtaCAAagtctacgctggctagatcatgtcgccCGTATTGATGAAAACACccaagctctgaaagtattcgacgcagtacccgccgagggaagcagaggaagaggaagacatccactccgtcCGTTCCCACGGCAGTCGGGTCtatgtaaccggaacggacccggatttttatccggccaaggaatTTCAACTCGGTATTTTGCATAATTGAAATACGTAAAAATGTCGTTTTTATGCCAGTCCGATTCAGATTTGAACAGTTGGTAGACCATAGTACTACAAAGAACTATGAGTTGCAAAAAACTTATTCAAAATGAAACAGAGCTTCCAGAGAGAAATAAATTGCTATGCTAAGatcgaaattaaaaaacgaGCACAAAATAAGCGCagaacaaatttataaacaaagtctaaaaagtttaaggaaatataaaataagagaTATCGGTTGGACTACGTGACCGTAAGCATTTATGgactagtaaaaaaatatattgtataaaagTCAGGAAAATAGTTGGCGATTGAAAGAGAGCGCAGTCTAGTGCACGAGAatctgttatatacatacatataatataaatatgtttgtacatatgtatatatgtattataaacaCATGTTCCAGATGTGTTTCAGTGCGCCGGATGCTGCTATGACCGACTCAACAGCTCACTAAACCGCATACAAATAAAATCACACACATGCATGACTTTGTACATGGTAGTatatagctacatatatgtagttgtatgtacatatgtatgtatgtagaaaaagCCTATGTGCGCTCAAAAAGCGACCCAGTTCTGATTGCACGCACACGAATATATGTGATTATTTCTTCTTatgatttcattattattgttttctttctttctccAACCGGCAAATGTTCTATGCGCTCGATTAagctataaattattttccactGAAAAGCGTGTTCAAATAATTAGCAAATTGCATGAAACCGTTAGATTTACTAACTACAATAAACTACAATAGATGCGCTGGAATCAAAACAGATCGCCGATCGCctagaaaacgaaaaaaaaaactttataaagtAAAGAAAACGACGAGTTCTAGCAGAGTGCCGAAAATCAGTGAAGCCCAGCCAAGCCTGATAACTGATAATTAACACGATATATGCAAATGGTTTGACGCATAAAACTTGTTAATTAGCATTTCGAACTATCAAACGGCGGACAACCGACCAGTCGCGCCCAAGCTGTCAGACATCGCGTACAGTTAAAACTATATGATAttaatttcagcgaatttcagTGTCAAGCGACGATATTCAATATTTAGTTGTTTGTTTTGACCGCTTTTTGCGCGATGCTTGGCTGATAGCTGATAGCACGAAACCGAAGACAGGTCTTAAGGGAAAcatgttttgttttatgtttttgcaGCAACAGCCGGCAAGCCACTGGATCGTGTAGCGGCTTGATCGTAATTTAAAATAGTCGtggtaaaaaaagtaaaacatatGCGAATTGTTTCTCATAGATCTAATACTAAAggcatacattcatatacatataatatatagtatatacatacatatatttaaaacgaCAGgaaaataagtatgtaaataaattcagCATGTGGCGTTTGTAGGCGAAAAAGCCGAACACAAATGAGTTAatcaaaaagtaataatttaaattttattttattgaatacaaattagtaagaaatatattatttatgaaggaaaattgcaattttcgaCAActctaaatttgaaaaaaaaaaatttttgaactgaaTCTGTACTTTCAAAACCTTTTTTGAGATAAAacacagaaaattaaaaaaaaaaaaaaaacagtcccTGAAACCC
This window harbors:
- the LOC126761648 gene encoding immunoglobulin domain-containing protein oig-4, producing MNVKVLLICFGVLILSCQVCDGRRGRGRGRTKSRVQIGLPITGKYRDPESDQYYNNNNGAKILQASHFDYEYVLGHKIAFLCVAKGNPRPHITWYKDGTEIFQHLYMHVHEWRIGEDKVKSKIEIDPATQMDAGLYECTADNMYSIDRRSFKTDFSIAFD
- the LOC126761635 gene encoding procollagen-lysine,2-oxoglutarate 5-dioxygenase, with product MQLFKQAAFNHTLLLLLSLWSCCIWASTNAATTDASSDAAAEEGAKHIKVFTVATERTDGYLRYLRSAKRVYDIEVNTLGMDEEWKGGDMNGLGGGYKIRLLREAVEPFKDEKNTIILFTDSYDVVFTTGLKDIYRKFKEFGARVLFSAEKFCWPDVKLAKSYPPVSEANSSPYLNSGAFIGYAPEIYSILSAEEIKDDDDDQRYYTKIFLDVDKRKKWSIQLDTQSRLFQNLNGAREDVKLNVDLDSNEGKLQNINFMTEPSIIHGNGPSKVELNAFANYLAKTFHGECLICQEDRLELQEKNLPVVSVALIVTETVPFFDMFLQKVENLNYPKQNLHLYIYSNQKFHDDMAQAFLKRVEKEYRSAKIVLSSDELNEQRGRELALQQAKQKQSDYIFFVDAAVQIDDPQLLRELLIMNRQFVAPVVSKYDELWSNFWGALSDGGYYARSHDYVDIVKASFTGMWNVPYVSSVYLIKSSAFKHISYQHRDYDPDMAMCESLRRAGVFMYVTNQHIFGHLVNADNFDTAVARPDFYTIFSNKYDWVRKYIHPNYFKHLEPNTTIEQPCPDVFWFQVGTDAFCDDMVAIMENFGKWSDGSNKDARLEGGYEAVPTRDIHMKQVGLDGVWLKFLDYIVRPLQEKVFMGYYHNPPRSLMNFVVRYRPDEQPSLRPHHDSSTYTINIALNSVDVDYEGGGCRFLRYNCQVDKTRKGWMFMHPGRLTHYHEGLPVTNGTRYIMISFVDP